A window of Centroberyx gerrardi isolate f3 chromosome 19, fCenGer3.hap1.cur.20231027, whole genome shotgun sequence genomic DNA:
TTTAAGTGCTTTTAGTTTTATGAGCCAATAAGGAAGTTTCAACAATTCAGCacatgaaatgtattttctcaGTAGTGACTTTCTTGCTCACTATGCCCATGTGGTGTGGTTGGAAAGGTTTTGAAAAAGACAGCTTACTGTGCCAACTGTGCTTTTCTTATAACATGAGGAATTTTGTCGTTTTCATTGCATAGAAACGAAAATGTACTTTTTGCTTGACATGGCATAATAGGTTATGGACTCATAttcttgtctgtgtttgtatccACAGGGACATCTGAAAGCAGTCGCAGAAATGCAGATAACATAAAAGGCCTGAAGAGGAAAAAGGTTGTTGGAGAGAATCAGCTCAAGAAAATTCCCAAATCTCCAGTGAAGAAGCCCCTGCAGTCAAAAACATCAGGAGCCACAACCAAGGAAACTACGccttcctgctcctcctacTCCAACAGTCCTTCCCACAATCCCTCCAGGTCACCCAGTGGGAGCAGAGACCCAGAATATGCCCAACCAGTTGCAGCATCCCCTGAGGAAGGGGCATCCTCCACTGACCATGAAAGGCTGAAGCAAGGAGAAACTTCCTCTTCAAGGCCACCGTCTCTTGATCCCATCAGTGGTGAAGAGGGGTGTTCAACTGCAGCTGAAGTGTGTCAGCCCAAGGACAGCAAGAGCAGCAACCCCAGCTTTGAGGGAGATTCCTACCACACCAGTGCTCCCCTTGAGGTTCTACTAAAGGCCATGGAGCCTGACTTTAGTACTTTGGCTGAGAGGAAAAACTCCTTGCAAATTACAGCCATTGGAAAACCAGCTTCCGCCCTCACTGCTCAGTCCAGTAGTGAAGTAAAAGCAATGCCAGCTGTCAATTTTGGCCTCCAGGCTCAACCTTCCCATATGCAGACTTATTATGTTGACAAACAAGGTAACTTTATTGGCATTGCAGCACCACTACAGGGTAATATGCAGACATCTGCCCAGGGTACTCCCCTGCAGTCTTCTCAGCATGCTACACCACATTTTATACCTGTTGCTTCGAATCAGGAAAAGCCTAGCTTGCACATGGGCTTTAGTACTGGACCGTCCACCATAACTCATGCACCTGTTCCCTCAGGCTCCAATGCCTTGCCACAAAGCCAGCCACCAGTTGTGCACACATGCCAGTCCCTCTCAGCCAGTGTTCCCAGCACCATTCAGGTCCCAGTTACACCTGGCTGCAACCAAGTCCAGATGGCAACAGTTATGAACTTTGGTGCTGAGCAGGTGGCTAAGGACCAGAAGCCCAAGAAGCCGGGgaagtatgtgtgtgaataCTGCAATCGGGCATGTGCAAAACCCAGTGTGCTGCTCAAACACATCAGGTCTCACACAGGAGAAAGACCATACCCTTGTGTTACATGTGGTTTCTCATTCAAAACAAAGAGCAACTTGTACAAGCATAAGAAATCACATGCTCATGCTATAAAACTGGGCCTCGTCGCACGTTCCGAATCTGGGGGCGGATCGCTCTCCCAAGAATCTGACAAAGCCCTCGGGACACattcagaggcagaggagagtgGGGACAGTGATGAGGAAGGTAGCACTGCGGACTTGGACCCTGACTCATCACAGAGCAGTGTGACAGCTTTGTCTGAAAGTAGTTTGCAGAGTGCAGGTACAGCTCAAGCAAGCCATGGGGAAGCAGACTCAGCAGCTGTCTTCGAGTCAATGAAACCAGCCTCTGGTCAGAGGGGTTATGAGCCCAAAGTGACAGCTGCCCTTCCAAAAGTGGTTGTTTACCCAGTTAATGTCTCCCCTCTGAGGGCAGATAGCCCAAGGGTTACAGATTCAGCACCTGAGCAAGCTGCTGCACAACGGCAACGAGAGTTCCAGACAGCCAATCTGAGATCTAGCATCACAGTCCTGTCATCTCTGAAAGAGGTGGACTGTACAAATCCTTCACTGGATACTGTGAGTGAAGACGAGGACCAACAATGCAAGTCTCCACTGTTCGGTGGACATGCTCAGCTTCAGAGACAACAAGCAACAGACTTCTCTCAGCAGCAACAGGCCAAGTGCCTACTTAGTCCCCGCAGTTTAGGAAGTACAGACTCTGGCTACTTTTCGCGCTCTGAAAGTGCTGACCAGGCCATGAGTCCCCCTAGTCCATTTGTAAAGATAACTCCACCAGCAGACATAGACGTTTCCAAGAGCACACTTCCCAATATCCCTCCTGTGGTTGCCACAGTAATGCATGTAGCAGCTGAGGAAAAGCCACGAGCCACACAGGGACAGATGCGTCCACCATTGGAAACTAAGGCACTCTCTCTGGAAGAGCGAATTTCAAAGTTGATATCTGATAATGAGGCAGTGGTTGACAACAAGCAGCTGGACAGTGTCAAACCAAGAAGGACATCTCTCTCAAGGAGAGGTAGCATAGACTCCCCTAAATCATACATATTCAAAGACTCTTTTCAGTTTGACCTTAAACCAATGGGAAGAAGGTCAAGTTCCAGCTCAGACATCCCCAAGTCCCCATTCACCCCTACAGATAAATCAAAGCCAgtatttcttctctctgtacCTCCTCAATACCCACCAATGGATTGTTTGCCAATAACAAGGAGTAACTCTATGCCTACTACACCAGGACACTCTGCTCTTCCCCTTAATGTTGCCCCCCAGCCCCACCCTTTGCGAATTTGTCAGTCATTTGATGACAAAATTAGTTCATTGAATGATGATGTATTTTCATCAGCCCCATCTACCCCAAATCCAGCAATACATTCTCGTACCTTAGTGAGGCAAGTAGCAGTGGAGGACTTTTCCACAAGTGAGGGGCATGGCCTCCCTTCTGTCCGTTCCATGGATGAGGGTTATCATGGTCCAAGTAATTCCACAGAGATGATGCAAAGAAGCAGATCTTTTGAGCACAGTcaggacagaaacagaaagcctcAGCAGAGTAAAGGCACAATGTATGAGTGTGAGACCTGTCGTAACCGGTACAGAAAGTtagaaaattttgaaaatcacAAGAAATTCTATTGCTCTGAGCTTCATGGTCCAAAAAACAAGCCAATCGCTCTTAAAGAAACTGAGCAAGATGTTTTTCAGGTTAACATACAGCAGCCCCTAATCCCCAGATCAACAGGCATCTCAGGAATACTTGATCAACAGACATCAAttagaaagagaaggaaaatgaaGAGTGTTGGAGATGACGATGACCAATCTCCAACCGACACCATTCCCCCTTGCTCTGTCAGTTTTGATTCATGTCAGCTACCAACAGCTCTGGCAGGTCGGACATTTTCTCAGCATGGTGCCATGGTAGACATACAGCCTAAAAACAACCAGACACAACTACCTCAGATCCAGCTTGTAGCAAGAGGTATAGATACTTCAGATTCCAGACTGTCACCAATACGAGAGGCCCAGATCAGCACTTCTACTAAAGGAGACCTGCAGAGGCAAGGCAGTGGTACTTCAGTCATTAGGCACACCAACTCACTCAGCAGACCCAATTCATTTGAGACATCAGAATCTTTTGACAGGGCATCTCCTGTTGATAGTATGGAAAAAGATGCCCTGAACAAGGTCAAAACAGATGCTACAGCAAATGTTTCAATTGAGAGCTACCATGAAAAAATGTCTATACCCAAGTGTGTTGACTATGGAAAACAAAGGATGGAACATTGCACTGATGGCACAGTAGCAGCAGTTGGTGAAAGCTCTACCCCTGTCCACCAGTCTCGCCTGGTTCGTCAAAACAATATCCAGGTTCCTGAAATTCTGGTCACAGAGGAACCTGACAGAGAACATGAACCACAGAGCACTGAGCCAGCAGATAAGCCTGCAGATCCATTCAACTGGCCTCAGAGAAGTGAGAGTTTGTCCAAGTTGCCAGCGGAGAAACTTCCACCTAAAAAGAAGAGAATTCGTCTCGCTCAAATGGACCACTCCTCAGGTGAATCCAGTTTTGAGTCAAACCTCTCACGAAGTCTCAGCAGGGACAGTAGTCTTTCTCGCTGCTCCAGCATTTCAGCCTCTTTTGACAGAGATGAGACATCCAGATCAGAGAGCCCTTCTAGAGGGGAGTGTGTCAGCAAAATACCAGAGCCTCAAGGTTTACCAACAGCCTTCAACACACTTGGTGTGCCTGGCATGATGAGGCGTGCTGCATCTGAACAGATCACTTGTACTCAACCCTCTGTGGAGATTTCATGTGACTATCGTAGCAAGTCCTTTGATTGTGGCAATGTCTCTCCCAGCAGATCATTGTCCCCAGTTGGTCAGCCAAAAAGTGCACAAACTTCCCAAGTTGCCCAGGTGCCACTCATTGAAAGACGACGGGGGCCATTAGTTCGTCAGATGTCTTTAAAGATAGGTCCAGAAAGTCAGCAACCTGTCCGGAAAAATATCATACCTCTGGAGAAACTTTCCATTACAAATGTAAGCTCTTTAATTCAGAACCGATCCCAACAGATTCATATTGCCAATAAGCCCACCATGGCTCAGTCTTTTATCTTGCATTCTGGAGAACCAGCCTTGCAGAAGAATGAGCAAATGGTGCAAAGCATTAATTTGGGTAACCCAACTCAGCAGCCTCAAGTCCATGGCCTTCCACACCCTTGGCATCAAACATCAAGGGTTCAAATATGCCAAAAGATACAGCAACCTCTGAGCCAGATCTCTGTCCGTCGTGAAAATATCCAAAATAAGTCAGActctgaagaaaagaaaagttttgtgCCCAAATACCAACTGCATTGTCCTGCTCTGAGAGGAAGCCAAACATTTTCATTCTCTAGCACCCAGGGAACTCAAATAGCTGTACCAGTTTTAACAATACCTATTGCCAATCAGATTTTGAGTGTTTCAAAGTCTTCAGATGTACTGAAAAATGTCTATGTTGCTCAACAGAGTCATCAGGCTTCTGAGATTAAGACACAGACTGTTGTTTTGCCAGGTGGACAACAAAGGGACCCATTCAATCAGACCCAAACAGGTGCTGCCCCATTGCCACAGATACTGATAACCCATGAGCAGATGAACCCTGCGCCTTCTGTGTCCAAAAAGAACAGTCTCTCATCCATTCACAGTGTAGATAGTGACATCCAAACTGCACCAACTGTAAATAAGGATAGAACTCAAACTCACCGAGTTAGCACTCATAATCATACGGGAGAAAGAACACCTTCTCTCGGGTCTTTACATTGCACACAGAAACTGGCATCGGTGACCCTATGCCCACAGCAGGAGCCCATTGCCTCTAGCAAACGAATGCTGTCCCCTGCCAATAGCTTGGACATCTACATGGAAAAGCACCAAAAGCGGGCTAAGGATGAGCATGGTGTTGCCTGTCTCACTGATGGCAGGTCAGTCAACTATCTTAACTCCAAGATGGCAGAGGTGACTCGACAGCGGAAGCTAACACTTGTCAGGCAAGTTTGCACCACTGAACCAGTGGACAGTCCCATTGAAACTGAGGCCCCACCATTGCCCCAGAATAAACTAGATGGGGAGAAGGACTCAGAGGCTCATGATGACTGGAAGCCTATGTCACCTGACAGTGCTGGgctggaaaaacacacaactaCTGTAGTTCCTCAGGAGCCAGGCGCTGCATTGAACACAACACCAGGTAGCCACAGCACTTCCATCCCAGCTAATAACACTCTGAAGCCTCAAGACAAAGCTGAGGAACAGAGATGGACTCCTGCCAAATCTCCAATAAGGCCCTCCAGTTTCCATGGTGGTCAGGTGAAACTGACCTCGTCTGTTTCTGTGGTCAACACAAAAGACAGCCATCGCCTGTCTTTCCCCAGCCTGAAGACTGCCACCACCTTCACATGGTGTTTCTTGATGAAGAGGAAACCACTCCATGTTCCACAGACTGACCTGAAGATTTCAGCATATGCTGCCTGGACCGTCAGCCCCAACAACCCTAACCCACTTGGGTTGCCCACCAAGGTGGTGATGTCTCTGTTTGACTCCAAGCAGAGCTCCAAGAAAATACACTACACCTCGGCAATAAGGACGAGTGGGAAATCTGACATCTTGTCTTACTCAAGCAAGCTGAAAGACATCATGCCCAGGGTAAGAACAAAACTATTATTTGCAAGGTTCTAAAATCTAACACATATTTGTCATTGTCTTGTCTTAATGTCTTGATTCTTCAATCAAATATATTGATGATTGCATGATAGAAATTTgtgaatatataatgtatattacAGTAgatcctttcatctctctgcaGGTGCTAATAAACCAGAAGTCTATAACAGCTGAAAACAGAAGCAAAGTACAACCAGAGACTCAGCCCAACAATGAGTCAGACAAGGACTTGTCATCCAAAACAGAACCAAGGCGGGTCAAAATATTTGACGGAGGGTATGTATATAAGCAATAAAGAAATATTATTACATGCTAACTCGCTTACTTATTTACTTGCTTAATTACTTATTTATTCAAAATACAAATAGTTACTTTCATGTGCTTGTCTTCCCAATTTATGCGTCCCTAATGGTTCCATCTCTAACCCTGCAGATACAAATCTAACGAAGAGTATGTTTACGTGCGGGGGCGTGGCCGGGGTAAATACATCTGTGAGGAGTGTGGGATTCGCTGTAAGAAACCCAGCATGCTGCGCAAACACATCCGCACCCACTCTGATGTCCGGCCATACCACTGCGTCCACTGTAACTTCTCCTTCAAGACGAAAGGTTAGAGCTCAGTACATTagtttgtttcagtgtttaaaACCAAGATAGAGATGTTTTTGTGACTATTTTCCTTTTGATCTTGGGAAATTTGCAAGTTAAAACCACTTGATTAATTATCTTTCTTTATGCAGAGTAGAGGCAGAGTGAGTGTCACATTATCAATTATAccaaatcaacccccccccccccccccccccccaaaaaaaataaataaataaaaaatttgcaaaaagaaataaaggaaagCCCATTGAGATGTATTCACAGGTCAAGGGACTATACCACAGGTGTTATGATGCATTCATGTTTAATTTAGATGGGATTTTCCAAACCATAACCTTTTTCAGAACAATTGCTttggagtgaaaaaaaaaaaaaagtacagtataCCAATATATAGCCTGTAATGAATCTATTGAGAACAACAAGATTCAATCAAATTTTCATTATCACAATTTAGGcctacatttttctttccagagttcatttcattttttccctgtTAGGAGCTATGGAATTAAAGATGTTGTTTCACCATCTCTTAAACCAAGACAGTATGATTCACCAGTCTTTATCGAACTTGCCTACCCACGCGACACTGCAGAACAGTACTTGGTGTCAGAGCAACCCACGTtcctttaaaaatgtctttatcaGTTACTCACCCTTTACATACAGCCTGCCCAAAGACAGCATTCTCTTACATAAACTCCTTCTGTGCTATTGTTCAAGCTCCACCCACCCATAAGACCTTGTTGCCTCTCTTCTTGCAGGAAATCTGACCAAGCACATGAAATCCAAGGCCCACAGTAAGAAATGCATGGAGATGGGAGTGCCTGAGGGTCTCATTGAGGATCAGGATGCAGAGGACTCTGGTACAGTGTTTCACTTCTCAGCCTTGACCTAGAGGGAAATACACAGGGGACATTGTGTGCTTTGAAGCTATATCTTGCTAATATAGAGAAAATTTGCATGGGATCTTAAGCATTAAACTAAGCAAACATGAATAAACACCTTTTCTGTTAGTTCAAGGGTTTATTGCCAGTACATTGTTACATGTGTTTTATTGGGTGAATACAGCAAGGTCTTGTTTACCCTATTTTCATATGTATTCAAACAACAGGATTGCCCTTCTTTAAATAGCTCTCCTGATAATGACTAGAGATATGAAATACGGATTGTCCCTGCTTGTGCTCTGTAGCTATGCCGATCAATAGCTGTGCCATGGTCTAATTAGAAATTCTAAATGCAGCTTCTTCCCCTGTTAACTCAGAGCGCATGTGGGCGGCATGCACAGCGTTTAGAAAGAGGAAATTGCTGCGTCTAattttagaaaaaaagagaagctgCCTGAAAGCATTCTATGGTCCCAGTCTCTAAGAGcatatttgtttttcctcctctgcctgtGATGGAGCTCAGGGGCTTATGGTGGTCTAGGGTGTGAAACACCACTACTGCAGCAGTACAACACACCATCGAATGGTATTTTTCAGTGGTAGATTTTCTCATTGTGTGAGAGAAACCTAGATGAGAATGTTGgatttttaatgaatgaaaatggTTTAAATGCTGCCTAATAGCTTATCTTTTATGCATCAGCTGTGGTGACTAATATGCTCTGTAGAATAACAAGACTTCCTTCTTACGTTTTCTCTCAACTGCAGGCGACCGCAGCCAGGTGAGCAGCGCTGACCGTCCAGATTCAGATGGCGATGACTCTGAGGGCCCTGACGATGAGGAGAACGATGAcaacgaggaggaagaggaggacagccAGGCAGAGTCGGGCCTGTCCACCaacccctctgtctctgccagCCCCCAACACATCCCCTCCAACCAGGCTGAGGTCCCTCCTAGTGCCCTCCTAGCCCAGATGTCCATCAGCTCAGCTCCCCTCCCCCAGTCCCAGCCTCCAGCTTCTGACTACCACACCTCGGACTCAGAATCTGTCCCCATGATGAGCCCCGTGTCCCTGTGCAAGCAGATGTCCATCTCTGGGTCCTGCTCCAGCCCAGGCCCCCTCCCTAACTCTCCTCCGCCCATTGCCCCCATCTCAGATTCCTACACCTCAGACACAGAGTCAGTGCACATGATGAGCCCTGTGTCACCATGCAGGCAGATGTCCATCGACTACCCTGACTTTGATGTGCCCCCTAGTCCCCCAGTGCCGGGCAAGGGCTCCAAGCTCGGCCAGGTGAGACCCATGTATTCTCattgtgtctctctccacccctccctgtctgtctccctacGCTTTCTTTCCTATCCATACCCTTACCTTGAATCCCGCATGTGAGGCACTTCCACAAAGCTCCTGTGAATGTTCTTTAAAAGGTGAATAGTCTTCTTAACGCTGATTTGCCATTTTTCTTGGCTTGGAGGCTTTGTTCAAATAGCGTAGCACCTCTCATCCTCTTCATATCTTATCACTAGGATTTTACCATAATTAAGTCAAGAAAAATGTGATTGGAgatcccatttctctctctcttctcacaggATGGCTCGTCTGCCCCTCCCATCGTGCCGACAAGCGAGTCAGGTGTACCAGTGGACCGCAGCACTCAAACCTCCTCCTATGCTTCCCAAGGTCCCATGCACTTTCCCCCACAGGGCCTATCCCAAGCACCAGGAGCAGGGACCCGGACACACCTGTTCAGCCACCTGCCCCTGCACTCCCAGCAGCCTTCTCGCTCCCCCTACAGCATGGTCCCAGTCGGGGGGATCCAGCTGGTGCCCGCTGGCCTGGCAGCTTACTCCACCTTTGTACCAATCCAAGCTGGCCCTGTCCAGCTCACCATCCCAGCAGTGAGCGTCATCCACAGGAACACCAGCCCGTTGCCGGCTCCCCACACTTCACCCCAGCCGGAGGGCTCTCATGCCCAGCCCCTTGTGGTGCAGGAACCCATCAGTAGCGTCGTGCCCTGCTTCCCCCTCGGGCAGGTCACCGGCCTGCAGGCTCAGACTCTACAGCCTGTGGGTTTGGAGACACTCAACCTAATGGGGCTGACCAACACAGGCCTGGCATCTACCCAGCTGCTGCCCCAGCAAGGGCTCACCCTCAATGCCACCCTGGGGCTGCAGGTTTTAGCTGCCAGCCCCACCTCCCAAAGCAGCACTGGCCCCCAGACACATATCCCTGGCCTGCAGATAGTCAACATCGCCCTACCTGCCCTCATCCCCTCCCTCAGCCCCCTCTCCACCCTCAGTCCTCTCGCTATGCCCTCCGAGAGGCAGGGCAGCCCAGAAGCTCTGGGAGCCCAGCCATCTCAAACTGAACATGGGCTTGGTCCTTCATGGAGCTGCATGTCTGCTTCACCACCCATCCCTCTGATGGTCAGCAGCCCTCCAGAAGTGACCTCAGCCAGCAGGCCTAGCCCGAGGAgtgggagcagagcagagctcaCACAGActgtggagaaggaggagaggggtaaATCCCCACAGCAGCATCCATCACCAGCTCCTGAGAGCGGAGCAGACAATGCTAAACAGACACCAGTTGGGGGCGCCAGCAATCCTGCACCTCCAAGGCCACTGCCAGTGTCCTCCTGGCAGAAGGTAACTGATGACTATAATGAGGCATCCAGTGATGACGAAGACAGACTGGTCATCGCCACCTGAAAAAGCCCCAATGGGAAAGTTCTTCTTTGTTCTCTTTTTGTAATGCTTGTCACTTTGTAAGACTGAAAACACTTCTTCAGGGGTTTGTTTCTTTGCAAATCGCCTTTCAAAGCACAGATACTGACATTCATATTGTACGTGCAATCatatgatgattatgattataaTGATGaccaatcattttatttttacttttttgtcagCTCCAGACAATTTCTTTTTTGTACATGTTGTATAGACAATTGTGCCTTTTTGGAGTTTCTTGTTTAGGAACCTGTACATAATTCCTTATAAATTCAGTAGTTGCTTGTGTTTATTTCAAAAAATGAAAGTAGAAGGAGAGATGACAATGGAGGATatcagttttattttggagaatTTGTCATTCGTAAatttatggaaaaaaataaatgttgtaCTGGTATATGTACATTTCTATGGATTTTGGGGCAATGTTTCTGTGTACAGATGTTGTGTTCAACTATTTATTATATTCCATCTAGTGCCCATTACGACTCATAAGTCCATAGGTATGTGCATTATGGTAGCTTTACATTGCGGTATCAATATTATTAACTGTATCAGTAAAAATTTGTTTACAAACATTCAAGCGGTGtcaatgtattttgtttttctaacaCTGGAGACATATTTTCACCAGACAACATGCCAAAGAGGACAGGTATTCATTCACACTCTTTTACTTTGCATTGTAGACAGTTagaaaatattgttaatatttacagtcaaataaaatctaataaatacatctactgtatgtgcagtCAGTGGCAAAAGTGGGACAGTCATGTCAAACTGATTCTGTTTGATGTGTCCTCATGAAATTCACATTCATGGTCAACTGATGAATATGAAGCAAGAGTACAGACGGTCAGCTGTTGGTCATATT
This region includes:
- the hivep1 gene encoding zinc finger protein 40; translated protein: MPRTKQNNPKNLKDKIEEAQKELKDPKSSQKGTSESSRRNADNIKGLKRKKVVGENQLKKIPKSPVKKPLQSKTSGATTKETTPSCSSYSNSPSHNPSRSPSGSRDPEYAQPVAASPEEGASSTDHERLKQGETSSSRPPSLDPISGEEGCSTAAEVCQPKDSKSSNPSFEGDSYHTSAPLEVLLKAMEPDFSTLAERKNSLQITAIGKPASALTAQSSSEVKAMPAVNFGLQAQPSHMQTYYVDKQGNFIGIAAPLQGNMQTSAQGTPLQSSQHATPHFIPVASNQEKPSLHMGFSTGPSTITHAPVPSGSNALPQSQPPVVHTCQSLSASVPSTIQVPVTPGCNQVQMATVMNFGAEQVAKDQKPKKPGKYVCEYCNRACAKPSVLLKHIRSHTGERPYPCVTCGFSFKTKSNLYKHKKSHAHAIKLGLVARSESGGGSLSQESDKALGTHSEAEESGDSDEEGSTADLDPDSSQSSVTALSESSLQSAGTAQASHGEADSAAVFESMKPASGQRGYEPKVTAALPKVVVYPVNVSPLRADSPRVTDSAPEQAAAQRQREFQTANLRSSITVLSSLKEVDCTNPSLDTVSEDEDQQCKSPLFGGHAQLQRQQATDFSQQQQAKCLLSPRSLGSTDSGYFSRSESADQAMSPPSPFVKITPPADIDVSKSTLPNIPPVVATVMHVAAEEKPRATQGQMRPPLETKALSLEERISKLISDNEAVVDNKQLDSVKPRRTSLSRRGSIDSPKSYIFKDSFQFDLKPMGRRSSSSSDIPKSPFTPTDKSKPVFLLSVPPQYPPMDCLPITRSNSMPTTPGHSALPLNVAPQPHPLRICQSFDDKISSLNDDVFSSAPSTPNPAIHSRTLVRQVAVEDFSTSEGHGLPSVRSMDEGYHGPSNSTEMMQRSRSFEHSQDRNRKPQQSKGTMYECETCRNRYRKLENFENHKKFYCSELHGPKNKPIALKETEQDVFQVNIQQPLIPRSTGISGILDQQTSIRKRRKMKSVGDDDDQSPTDTIPPCSVSFDSCQLPTALAGRTFSQHGAMVDIQPKNNQTQLPQIQLVARGIDTSDSRLSPIREAQISTSTKGDLQRQGSGTSVIRHTNSLSRPNSFETSESFDRASPVDSMEKDALNKVKTDATANVSIESYHEKMSIPKCVDYGKQRMEHCTDGTVAAVGESSTPVHQSRLVRQNNIQVPEILVTEEPDREHEPQSTEPADKPADPFNWPQRSESLSKLPAEKLPPKKKRIRLAQMDHSSGESSFESNLSRSLSRDSSLSRCSSISASFDRDETSRSESPSRGECVSKIPEPQGLPTAFNTLGVPGMMRRAASEQITCTQPSVEISCDYRSKSFDCGNVSPSRSLSPVGQPKSAQTSQVAQVPLIERRRGPLVRQMSLKIGPESQQPVRKNIIPLEKLSITNVSSLIQNRSQQIHIANKPTMAQSFILHSGEPALQKNEQMVQSINLGNPTQQPQVHGLPHPWHQTSRVQICQKIQQPLSQISVRRENIQNKSDSEEKKSFVPKYQLHCPALRGSQTFSFSSTQGTQIAVPVLTIPIANQILSVSKSSDVLKNVYVAQQSHQASEIKTQTVVLPGGQQRDPFNQTQTGAAPLPQILITHEQMNPAPSVSKKNSLSSIHSVDSDIQTAPTVNKDRTQTHRVSTHNHTGERTPSLGSLHCTQKLASVTLCPQQEPIASSKRMLSPANSLDIYMEKHQKRAKDEHGVACLTDGRSVNYLNSKMAEVTRQRKLTLVRQVCTTEPVDSPIETEAPPLPQNKLDGEKDSEAHDDWKPMSPDSAGLEKHTTTVVPQEPGAALNTTPGSHSTSIPANNTLKPQDKAEEQRWTPAKSPIRPSSFHGGQVKLTSSVSVVNTKDSHRLSFPSLKTATTFTWCFLMKRKPLHVPQTDLKISAYAAWTVSPNNPNPLGLPTKVVMSLFDSKQSSKKIHYTSAIRTSGKSDILSYSSKLKDIMPRVLINQKSITAENRSKVQPETQPNNESDKDLSSKTEPRRVKIFDGGYKSNEEYVYVRGRGRGKYICEECGIRCKKPSMLRKHIRTHSDVRPYHCVHCNFSFKTKGNLTKHMKSKAHSKKCMEMGVPEGLIEDQDAEDSGDRSQVSSADRPDSDGDDSEGPDDEENDDNEEEEEDSQAESGLSTNPSVSASPQHIPSNQAEVPPSALLAQMSISSAPLPQSQPPASDYHTSDSESVPMMSPVSLCKQMSISGSCSSPGPLPNSPPPIAPISDSYTSDTESVHMMSPVSPCRQMSIDYPDFDVPPSPPVPGKGSKLGQDGSSAPPIVPTSESGVPVDRSTQTSSYASQGPMHFPPQGLSQAPGAGTRTHLFSHLPLHSQQPSRSPYSMVPVGGIQLVPAGLAAYSTFVPIQAGPVQLTIPAVSVIHRNTSPLPAPHTSPQPEGSHAQPLVVQEPISSVVPCFPLGQVTGLQAQTLQPVGLETLNLMGLTNTGLASTQLLPQQGLTLNATLGLQVLAASPTSQSSTGPQTHIPGLQIVNIALPALIPSLSPLSTLSPLAMPSERQGSPEALGAQPSQTEHGLGPSWSCMSASPPIPLMVSSPPEVTSASRPSPRSGSRAELTQTVEKEERGKSPQQHPSPAPESGADNAKQTPVGGASNPAPPRPLPVSSWQKVTDDYNEASSDDEDRLVIAT